One window of Halopelagius longus genomic DNA carries:
- the sod gene encoding superoxide dismutase, whose protein sequence is MSYELDPLPYDYDALEPHISEQVLTWHHDTHHQGYVNGWNSAEETLEANREDGDFSSSPGAIRNVTHNGSGHILHDLFWNSMSPEGGDEPSGDLRDRIEEDFGSYDAWKGEFEAAAGNAGGWALLVYDSFSNQLRNVVVDKHDQGALWGWHPILALDVWEHSYYHDYGPARGDFVSNFFEVVDWEEPSARYEQAVELFE, encoded by the coding sequence ATGAGCTACGAACTCGACCCCCTTCCGTACGATTACGACGCGCTGGAACCGCACATCTCCGAGCAGGTGCTGACGTGGCACCACGACACCCACCACCAGGGCTACGTCAACGGCTGGAACTCCGCCGAGGAGACGCTCGAAGCCAACCGCGAGGACGGCGATTTCTCCTCCTCGCCCGGCGCGATTCGGAACGTCACCCACAACGGGTCGGGGCACATCCTCCACGACCTGTTCTGGAACTCGATGTCGCCGGAGGGCGGCGACGAGCCCTCGGGTGACCTCCGCGACCGCATCGAGGAGGACTTCGGCTCCTACGACGCCTGGAAGGGCGAGTTCGAGGCCGCCGCGGGTAACGCCGGCGGCTGGGCGCTCTTGGTGTACGACTCGTTCTCGAACCAACTGCGCAACGTCGTCGTCGACAAGCACGACCAGGGCGCGCTCTGGGGTTGGCATCCGATTCTGGCGCTCGACGTGTGGGAGCACTCCTACTACCACGACTACGGCCCGGCCCGCGGCGACTTCGTCTCGAACTTCTTCGAGGTCGTCGACTGGGAGGAGCCGTCCGCGCGCTACGAGCAGGCCGTCGAACTCTTCGAGTAA
- a CDS encoding DoxX family protein: protein MSETDSQTRGAPSRLGRLLFASGLATLALRNLTNLEGRIAYADAKGVPEADKLVPAASGLLFGGSIGIGLWKFPRLASASVATFLAGVTPVMHDFWAVDEESRGEELTSFLQNMTLLGAAIAFFMRANEN, encoded by the coding sequence GTGTCCGAAACCGACTCACAGACCCGCGGTGCACCGTCCCGTCTCGGTCGCCTCCTCTTTGCGAGCGGACTCGCGACGCTCGCGCTCCGAAACCTGACGAACTTGGAGGGCCGAATCGCCTACGCCGACGCGAAGGGCGTCCCCGAGGCGGACAAACTCGTCCCCGCCGCCAGCGGCCTCCTCTTCGGCGGGAGCATCGGAATCGGCCTGTGGAAGTTCCCGAGACTCGCGTCGGCGAGCGTCGCGACGTTCCTCGCGGGCGTGACGCCCGTCATGCACGACTTCTGGGCCGTCGACGAGGAGTCTCGCGGCGAAGAACTCACGTCGTTCCTGCAGAATATGACGCTGCTCGGCGCGGCTATCGCCTTCTTCATGCGGGCGAACGAGAACTGA
- a CDS encoding IMP cyclohydrolase gives MYVGRFIVVGPDFGAYRVSSRSFPNRRIVDRDGTLTVAPTPDAPESDNPYISYNCVREGGDAVVVGNGSHVDPIAEKLDLGYPARDALAESLLALDYEKDDYDTPRIAGVVTDDDAEEDSYVGVVRRDALLVKAVSEPTLVATYEEDAPTPVEFEASDAESAASGVYEMEYEHAVCAAGVTYRDGEVAVAVENGPDGDGE, from the coding sequence ATGTACGTCGGACGTTTCATCGTCGTCGGCCCCGACTTCGGCGCGTACCGCGTCTCGTCCCGTTCGTTCCCGAACCGCCGCATCGTCGACCGCGACGGAACGCTCACCGTCGCGCCGACGCCGGACGCCCCCGAGAGCGACAACCCCTACATCTCCTACAACTGCGTCCGCGAGGGCGGCGACGCCGTCGTCGTCGGCAACGGGTCCCACGTCGATCCTATCGCGGAGAAACTCGACTTAGGTTACCCCGCCCGCGACGCCCTCGCGGAGTCGCTTCTTGCCCTCGACTACGAGAAGGACGACTACGACACGCCGCGAATCGCCGGTGTCGTCACCGACGACGACGCAGAGGAGGACTCGTACGTCGGCGTCGTCCGCCGCGACGCCCTCCTCGTGAAGGCCGTCTCGGAACCGACGCTGGTCGCCACCTACGAGGAGGACGCGCCGACGCCCGTCGAGTTCGAGGCGTCAGACGCCGAGTCCGCGGCGTCGGGCGTCTACGAGATGGAGTACGAACACGCCGTCTGCGCCGCGGGCGTCACCTACCGCGACGGCGAGGTGGCGGTGGCCGTCGAGAACGGCCCCGACGGCGACGGGGAGTAG